The Streptomyces sp. 11x1 genomic sequence ACCTGGATCCGAACTCCATCGAATCCCTGCGACCGGGATCGCCGGCCTTCGACTACATCAACAACAAGGTCACGGACAGCGCGAACATAGCCTCGTCGCTGCTGGGAGCCGAGCCGCACAGCGGTACGACCTTCGAGATCATCGGCGGCCTCGGCGTGGCGATCACCGTACTCGTCTGCGCGACCGCGACCATGGCCCGGCTCGCGTGGCTGCGCCTGCTGGCGAGCCCGCTCATCGCCGTGGGCACCATGTCCCTGACGCTCTACGTCGCCCACGTCGCCGCCTACGCCATGCTGCCCGATGAGGCCATCGGCACCTTTGTTCCGCTGCTCGGGTTCATCGCCGGGGCGATCGTGTTCGCCACCGTCTGGTCGCGCTTCTTCCGCCGCGGACCGCTGGAGTACCTGCTCAACAACACCACCAAACTGGCGAAGTTCGTCCGGTGAGACGCGGCGTGTCAGGGCCCGTTCGCCCTTCGCCCGAACAAGGTCGGCCCTGGCTGAGCCCGGATACGATGACCACGGCCCCCGTCCTCGGGTACGGTCGGCGCCGATCACGGGCTACCGGTCATCACCGCTGCACTGCTGCGGCTGGTGACCCCGGCCGGCGTGGCCCGGACGCGGCTGCGCTCATCGGTCGGGCGACCGCCCGGCTCGGCGGCCACCGCCGTCGTCGTGGAGGTGCCGTGGCTGGTTGGGCGAAACTCCCCGAGGTCGTCACCGCCGGGGCGGTGACGACCTGGCAGGGCAGGTTGCTGTTGGCGTGGTGGTTGTTCCTGCCCGCCACGGCGATCGTCACGGCCGTCATCAACGTGCCCGGGCAGCCCGCAACAGCGATCGGCCTGCTGGCCGCCGCACTCGCCCTGCTCTGCCGGTTCACCTGGCCGATCACCTCGCTGCTGGCAGGGACCGGCCTCGCGGCAGTGGCGTTGATCTTGCAGAGCACGACCCTGCTGGCTTTTGTCTGGCCGGTGAGCGTGATGCTCGCCTATGCGGTGGGCCGCCAGGTCCCGGACACTCGCCTCGCGGTGGCCGCTCTGACGCTCGCCACCGGCGTGCAATCCGCGGCCAGCTTCGTCGAGCTCGCCGGGCTGACGGTTGACCTGGAGGATGTCGGCCGCATCGTCGTCATCAATGTGCTGCTGGTGGTACTGCCGGGCGCCATCGGCATGCGGCAGGGGGAGCGAGCCCTGGCCATGGATGCCCTGCACGAACGCAACGCCCTGCTGGAACGCGCCAACCTGCTCGGCGAGTCGCAGGCCCGGATGCAGGAAAGGGCGCGCATCGCCGGCGAGATGCACGATCTGCTCGGCCACCGGCTCAGCCTGATCGTCCTGTACGCCGGTGCCCTGGAGATGCGCACCCGCACCGCGGCCCCCGAGATCAACGAGCAGGCCGACCTGCTGCGGACCACCTCCCGGACCGCACTCGACGAGCTTCGCACGGTGCTGGGCATCCTGCGCCTCGACGGCGCCGAACCACCGGACGGCGCCGAATCGGCGGTCGGCACGCGCGAGGATGTCACCAGCCTGGTCGCCGAAGCCCAGCATGCGGGCCTGCCCCTCACCCTGTCCTGGCGCGGCGGCGACCTCACCGACGCCGACACCGGCATCCGCCGAGCGGTCAACCGCATCGTGCGCGAAGCCCTCACCAACGTGCACAAACACGCCCCGGGTGCGCCAACCCGGCTGACCGTCACCGTCGACACCGAAAAACTCACCATCAACGTACTCAACGTCGCACGCCCGCCCGCCGTCCCACCGCCCAGCAGCGGCCTGGGACTGGCCGGCCTGCGCGAACGCGCCCGCCTGGCCGGCGGCGACTTCACCGCCGGCACAGACCCGCTCACCGGCAACCACGCCCTCACCGCCACCCTCCCCCTGCGCCATTGAAGCCCGGGCGCAATGAGCCCGACCATCGATCAACCCGCCCTGGCCGACGCGCAGATGCTCCCCTCCCGTACCGGGGCCGAAGACGGGCCCCACCACCACGCATCACGAAGGAAGACCAAGACGGCCTTCATCGCCCTCGCCGGAGTCGCCGTCGCGGTCTGCGGCGGTCTCGGCTCAGCGTCTGTTCTTACTTCGAGTCTGCCGTCTCGCCACTGACCTACCAGCAAATCAAGATCGGCGACACCCAGGACAGGGTGCGCGAGCTGACCGGCGGCGACAGCATGACCGCCCGCAAAGCGGGCCGGTTCTGCTTCCACGACGCCAAGCTCGCGCAGAAGGTCGAGATCCGGACGCCGTAGGCGGAACCCGGCAAGCCGACGCTTCGCGTGGGCTCGACGAGGCGGATCAGGAACGGCTGCCTGGCGGAAGAACTCCGGCATCATGCGCCAGGATCGCCGCCTGAACCCGGTTGGTGCAGCCAAGGACGGAGAGGATGCGACTGACGTGAGACTTGGCGGTGCCTTCACTCATCAGCAGCGCCTTGGCGATCTCAGCGTTCGAGCAGCCCTCACGCAGCAGGCACAGCACGTCGCGCTCGCGGTCGGTCAGAGCCGCGACACGGCGCCGCGCATCGTCGGCCTGGCTCACGTCGCGGTTGACGTGGCGATCGATCAACTGCTGGGTGACCCGGGGCGACAGGACGGGCTCACCGGCGGCCGCCACCCGGACAGCCCTGATCAGGTCGTCGGGCGGGGTGTCCTTGAGCAGAAACCCCGCAGCGCCGCAGCGCAGCGCCCGGGTGACGTACTCTTCCTCACCGAAGGTGGTCAGCATGACCACGCTCGTCCGCGGCGCCACCGTTCTTATCTCGACGGCCGCGGCCAGCCCGTCGACGCCAGGCATGCGAATGTCCAGCAGCGCGACGTCAACGAGGTGCTTGCGAGCGAGCTCGACGGCGCCGGCACCGTTGTCCGCCTCGGCCACGATCTCGATGTCATCGGCGACGTCGAGCACGAACCGGATCCCGGCGCGGATCAACGCCTCGTCGTCGGCCAACAGCACCCGAATCACCCTGCCACCCCCCTCAGTCAGCCGCGACGTCCCCGACGGCCGACGCGCGAGCCGACTCCGGTCAGAACGCGGCGAGTGCCGCAGGCGTTGGCACCCAATTATCGACGGACGGCATGGCGACGCACACCGAACGGCAAAGTGCGGCACTTCAGGCTGGTCTGACGGCAATTTCCCCGCCTCCGGCTCACGGTCGGCCCGGGTGGCTGATGTCGAGTCGGTCACCCGGAACGTGATGATTGCCCCCGGAGCGGCGTGCGGCCGCCGGTGGTGGCCGAACCGGCGGAATCGGCGGCTGGTGGAGATGACTGCACGGATGACCGACGCGGCGAAGACGGTGCTGAAGCAGTGGCGAACCACGGTCTCGCTGTCGGGGAGCGTGAGGGCTTCCGCCGCCCTCAGGACCGAAAGATGCCGACCGTTTCGGCCACTGCCGCGCGGACGAGTTCGGCCGCGGGCAGGTCTGCCCACCGGCTGGTGTCGGCGAATACCTGCCGGTCACTGGGCACTTCGCCGACGGCACCACGGCGCAGCACGACGTGTTGGTCGGCGTCGACGGCATCGACTCACTGGCCCGACGCACGCTGTGGGGCCCCAAGCAGGAGCATCGGCTGCACATCTTCGGCGGATTCACCATCACAGGGCGACGCCGAGCACACCCGACCTCGCCGTACGCCGCCTGCGGAGCCGGTATGTCCACCGAGGACGGCTGCTTCCTCGGCCGCGCGCTGCGCGGCGTCGACCTCACTGCCCCACAGCACACCTCACAAAGCTACGAGGACCAGGTGAGCGCCGTCGCCCGGAAGGCGGGCGGCCGGGCATGCCCGGCCGCCCGCCTCGGTCAGTTGCCGGGGACGCGCTGTGCGGTGTGCGGTGCCCGCACGCCGTCCAGGACCCTGGCCTCGGGTGCGGTGGAGGTGCCGCCCGAGGTGGCGCGGGTGAACGCGGCGGCGCCGCCGAGGAGCGGGACGCGAACCGACGTACGGGCCAGGTCCAGGGTGAGCGTCGGGGTGGTGGACGGCGGTTCGATGAGGTTCTTGTCCGTGCCCGCGACGATCAGGGCCAGGCGGTGCCCCTTGGGGACGACGTGGTCGGTGGCCGCGAGGTCGAGCGTGATGGTGTAAGCCTTGCCCGGGGTGAGCGGGACCCCCTTGCGGTCGGAGGCGTGGTTGCCGAGGTCGGCCCACCCGCGGCTGAACACGGTGTAGTCGACGGACCTCTTCTTCGCCCGCGTTGCCTTGAAGCACGCGCTGTCCCGCTTGGTGCTGCTGCCCCAACAGGTGCGGTTGGTGAGGGTGGTGATGCCCTCGGCCTTGTCGGCGTGGTCCCGGATGGTGTCGGGGCCGAGGTCGACGAGGACGGCGGACAGATGGGCCGTCGACGTGGTCGGGGTGGCGGTGACGGTGACCTTGGAGGAGCCGGACAGACGTAGGTCGCTGGTGAGCGGCTTCGTCAGGAAGCCGGCCTTCTCGGGCGTCGTGCTGCCGATCCGCGCCGCCCAGTCGGTTTCGCCGCGCGCGCGGTTGTCGGTGAACGTCTCGGTGCCGGTGCTCTTGTTCAGGCCGAGGGTCCCCACGCCCGGCCGACTGCCGATGGCCGGGTGAAGGGTGGTGGTGTGCGTGTCGCGCGACGGCCACACGTTCGAGGTGACCCACTGGTCGGGGTGCCGCTCGATGTCGGCCATGGGCTCACGGTCGATGCCGTTGTCGTAGCCGAGGAGTTCGTGGTCGAACCAGCGGTGCAGGGCATGGACCCAGTCGGCGCGCCGGAAGTCGAAGGGGTCGACGTGACCGGTCTGGGAAAGCCAGATCTTGCGCTCGACGCCGTTCTTCGCGAGGGCGTCCCACCACTGCCCGAAATGCTTGGCGCGGACGTTGAGGTCTTGCATCCCGTGCACGAGAAACACGCTCGCGCGTACCTTCGCCGCGTCCTTGACGTAGTCGCGCTCAGTCCACAGGGGCGTCCTGTCACCGCTGCGCGGGGCCCCGTCGACGAGCTTGCGCTCCATGGCCGCACAGCGCCTGGAGGCGTCGTCGCTCTGCACTGCGAAGGACAGCCAGTCGGGGCCGAACTCCGAAAACGGGGCACCCTTGGCGAAGTAGTAGTCGTACCAGGAGGAGATCGCGCTGATCGGAACGATCGTCTTCAGGCCCTTGACGCCGGTGGCGGCGACGCCGTTGGCTATGGTGCCGTCCCAGCTCTTGCCGATCATGCCCGTGCGGCCGTTGGTCCAGGTCGCCTTGACGGCGGTGCCGCCGCGCCGGCTGGTGTAGGCCCTGGCGCGGCCGTTCAACCAGTCGACGACGGCCTTCGCGGACCGGATGTCGCTGCGGCCGCCGACATCGACGCAGCCGTCGGAGCGGTTGGTGCCGGCGAGGTCGACGCCGACGAAGGCGTAGCCGCGGGGAACGAAGTAGTTGTCGTAGAACAGCGGCATCCGGCCGACGCGACCGCGCGTGTCGTACGTCTTCTTCTGGCTCTCGTTGCCGCGCCCGCAGCAGGAGTAGTACGGGCTGGCGTCCATGATGACGGGGACCTTGCGGCCCAGCCGGGCGGGTTCGCGGGGCCGGACGATGTCGGCGGCGACGCGGTCGTTCCTGCCGTCGCCATCGCCGTCGAGGCCGGTGTCCACCCAGACGGACTCACGGACGGCATGGGCGTAGGAGTAGACCGGTCGGCTCTCCTTCGGGGCGGGGGCGGCCCGGGCCGCCGCCGGGGTGAGGAAGGTGGCCAGCAGGGCGGCCACGGAGGCGGTCGCGTACGTTCTGTAGATCGTGAAGCGCGTGCGTTTCCCCGTACGCGGAGGCGGCCCAACGACCGCGGGCACGGGCACGATGATCGCGTGCCATGGAGGTGGCGTTTCGTGCGAGAACTCTGTCTGAGTCATGCGCACAACGTCGCCGGTCCGGACGCCTGGACGCGTCTGCCAAGCTTCCGCACCACCCCCGCCGAACGGCAGAGGACGCCGAGCCGATCGACCATCACCGGGAGCGGCTCCGGTGTCGCGGCGGGAACCGAGATGCGCCTGCGTCGTGTCCCTGCAACTCTCCGTCCCGGCCGCGTTCTGCTTGAGGATCAGGGGGTCTGTCAAACGATTTGCAGTCCCGCGGAACCACGAACGCGTTCCGGGATCAGGGCCACGAGGACTGAACTTTTTCCTTTCGTCCGACAACGGCGACGGTGCGTCCTGAGGCACGCGCCACCGGTTCCGCGCGCCGCCGGTCCGCGCCCCGGAGGTCCGTGACCCGGCTCCCCCGTGTCGGTGCCGGGTGTTCGGGTACGCGGGGGCCACCAACCGATCTGGAGGGGAGTCATGCAGCGAGGCAGCGACCGGATGAGCGCCCACCGCGACGACGAGATGAAGCACGAACTGCAGGGATTGCTCCGATCTGGGCATCCCACCCGGACGGAGGAGTGGAACGACCCCGAGCCCTACGCAGAGGACGATCCGGAGGTGGCGCACGGGCCGGTGACGCCGAGCCGGGCGCCCGCGCGGGTGGAGGCGCTGCGGCTGGACCTGGCCCGGGTCCTGGGCCGTACGTCGTTCCCGGCGGGCCCCGCCGAGCTGATCCGGGTCCTGCGGGACCGGCACGCCCCGGACGGGCTGGTCGCGCCCCTGGAGCGACTGCCGCGGAAGGCCCGCTACGACTCGGTCCACCAACTCGCTGAGGCGGTGGTCCAGGTCCAGGACGAGAGCGGTGGGACCGGGGGAGCCGGAGCGGCCGGAGAAGCGAGGGGTGGGGCCGCGCGGCCCCCGGCGGAGGCCACGGAATCCACACACGACGGGGACACATAGGGCCCCTCCTCGCGGGTACTGCGGGCAAGGTCACGCCGATGCGGGCGCGACCCCGGTCGAGACGGAGCGGCGAGAGGCCCGGAGACCATGGCCGAGTTCGTGAGGGAAGTCATGACGCCAGGTGTGGCGACGGTCCGCCCGGACGCCTCCCTCGTGGAGGCTGCGCAGCTGATGCGCGCCCAGAACATCGGGGACGTGCTCGTCGCGGCCGACGGACACGTGATCGGGGTTCTGAAGGACCGCGACATCACCCTGCGGGCCGTCGCCGACGGGGCCGACCCGCTGACAGTGAGCGCCCAGGCCGTCTGCACCCCGAACCCGGTCGTGATCGGCCCGGACGACGCGGTGTCCGCCGCCGTCGCGCGGATGCGCGACCACGCGATACGCCGACTGCCCGTCATGGAGGGCGGACACCCGGTGGGCATGGTCAGCCTCGGCGACCTGGCCGTCTCCCAGGACCCGGGCTCGACGCTCGCCCACATCAGCCGGGCATCCCCCGAACCATGGCCACGGACCGACCGAACCGCCGGGACCAGCCCGGGAGCGGACCGGTTATTCGCCACCGACTCAGGAACGGACCGGCTCTCCGGCGCCGACCCAGGGGCGGACCGGCTCTCCGGCGCCGACCGAGGTCCGGACCAGATCTGCGGGGCCGACCCGCGGACGGCCTCGGGCTCGGGATCCGGTTCCGAAACAAACCCGGGCTCCGGCGTCGGCCCGGGGCCGGTCCCGGCCTGACCGGGCGGCTCGCCTCCGACGGACCGTGGCGGCGCGCCCCGCCCACCGACACCAGCCAGCCGGCTGAACCGCCGCCGACGCACACCACCAACGCCGACCCCGTCCCGACATCCCCAGCCCCGACCCCAAGCGCGCCCCCGGCCCCCACCCCGCATCGGACAGCCACCGGCACGGAGACCATGGACGACGACAGCGTGACCACCGATCAGCGGCCCGACCACTCCCGTACCCCCGTCCTGGAGGCCCTGGAGCGCTACCGGCGCGCCGACCGCCGGCCTTTCTCACCGCCCGGCCACAAGGGTGGCGTGGGCGTGGACGCGCGGGTCGCCCTGACGCTCGGTCCCGATGTGATCGCCTCGGACGTGCTCGCCCTGAACGGCCTGGACGACCGGCGGATGTCCGGCCGGGTCCTGGAGCGGGCCGAGGAGCTGATGGCGCACGCCGTCGACGCGGACCGGGCCTACTTCTCGGCCTGCGGCAGTTCCCTGCCGGTGAAGGCGTCGATGCTGGCGGTCGCCGGGCCGGGCGAGAAGCTGCTGGTCGCGCACAACGCCCACAAGTCCGTGATCGCGGGCGTGATCCTGGCCGGCATCGAACCGGTGTGGGTGCGCCCGCGCTGGGACGCCGAGCACCGGCTGTCGCATCCGCCGGGCCCCGAGCAGGTCACCGAGGCCTTCGAGCGGGCGCCCGACGCGAAAGGCATGCTGCTGGTCACACCCACGGCGTACGGCACCTGCGCGGACATCGCCGCCGTCGCGGAGGTCTGCCACGCGCGCGGCCGCCCGCTGACCGTCGACGAGGCGTGGGGCGCCCATCTGCCGTTCCACGAGGCCCTGCCGAGCTGGGCCATGGACGCGGGCGCCGACCTGTGTGTGACGTCGGTGCACCAGATGGGGGCGGGCCTGGAGCAGGGCTCGGTGTTCCATCTGCGGGGCGACCTGGTCGATCCGGCGGTGCTCAGGCTCCGCGGCGGCCTGCTCAACACCACCAGTCCGTCGGTCCTGATGTGGGCGGCGCTGGACGGGTGGCGGCGGCAGTTGGTGGAGCGCGGCCATGAACTCCTGGACCGGGCGCTGAGGTTGGCGACCCGGCTGCGTACCGAGGTGGCCGCGCTGCCCGGACTCGTCCCGCTGGCCGACGCCGAACTCGCCGGTCCCGACCGGGCGTTCGCGTACGACCCGCTGATGGTCGTGATCGACGTCTCCGGCCTCGGTACGAGCGGGTACGCGGCCGTCGAGTGGCTGCGCGAGCACCACCGGGTGGATCTCGGGCTCGGCGACCACCGACGTGTCGTGGCCCAACTCACCCACGCCGACACGGAGGAGAGCTGCGCGGCGCTCCTCGACGCCCTCACGGACCTCGTGAAGCGTCGCGAGTCGCTGCCGCCGCGGCCGGACGTACGGCTGCCCGAGCCGGAGGAGCTGGAGCTGGAGAGCGTGCTGCTCCCCCGCGACGCCTTCTTCGGGCCGGTGGACCAGGTGCCGCCGGCGGAGGCCGTGGGCCGGGTGGCGGCGGAGCCCGCCAGCCCCTATCCGCCCGGAGTGCCGGTGATCTGTCCGGGCGAGCGGATCAACCGGGCGGTCGTGGAGTACCTCGGGTCGGGCGTGGAGCACGGCATGTACGTACCCGATCCGTCGGACCCGGAGCTGCGCGCCCTGCGGGTGGTGGCCCGATGACCGCCGGCGGACCGGGCACGGCGCACAGCCCGGAACAAGGCACGCAACAAGGCCTGGAACAACGCACGGAACAACACGGGGAAAGGCAAGGAGAGGAGACCGAGCAGCCATGCGTATCGCATTCCTGACAGCCCCCGAGGGTGTCGAGCAGATCGAGCTGACCGAGCCATGGCAGGCGGCGGAGAACGCCGGTCACGAACCCGTCCTGGTGTCGACGAAGCCCGGTCGTATTCAGGCCTTCGACCATCTCGACAAGGCGGACACGTTCGCCGTGGACGCCGTGGTGGGCGAGGCGCCGCCCGAGTCGTTCGACGCGCTGGTCCTGCCCGGCGGGGTGGCCAACCCCGACTTCCTGCGTATGGACGACAAGGCCGTGTCGTTCACCCGGTCGTTCTTCGAGCGGGGCCGTCCGGTCGCGGCGATCTGTCACGCGCCGTGGACGCTGGTGGAGGCGGACGTGGTGCGCGGCCGGGTCCTGACGTCGTGGCCGAGTCTGCGCACGGACATCCGCAACGCGGGCGGCACCTGGGTGGACGAGCAGGTGCGGATCTGCGACCACGGCCCCAACAAGCTCGTGACCAGCCGCAAACCGGACGACCTCAAGGCGTTCTGTGAGGCGTTCCTCGACGTGTTCTCCCAGGAGGCCGCCTGATGACCTCTCCCCAGGACCGCAAGCAGGAGCAGCGCGAGGCGGCCCACCCGGTCGACCCGGCGTCGGGGCCCCTCACCACCGACCAGGGCGTGGCCGTCGACCACACCGACGACTCGCTGACCGTCGGTGAGCGCGGGCCGACCCTGATGGAGGACTTCCACTTCCGGGAGAAGCTCACCCACTTCGACCACGAGCGGATCCCGGAGCGAGTGGTCCACGCCCGGGGCGCGGGGGCGTACGGGTACTTCGAACCGTACGTGTCCTGCGCGGAGTTCACCCGCGCGGCGTTCCTCCAGGACCCGTCGGTCCGCACCCCCGTCTTCGTGCGGTTCTCGACCGTGCAGGGGCCGCGCGGGTCGGCGGACACCGTGCGGGACGTACGCGGCTTCGCGACCAAGTTCTATACGTCCGAGGGCAATTACGACCTGGTGGGGAACAACTTCCCGGTCTTCTTCGTCCAGGACGGGATCAAGTTCCCCGACTTCGTGCACGCGGTGAAGCCGGAGCCGCACAACGACATCCCGACGGGCGCCTCCGCGCACGACACGCTCTGGGACTTCGTGTCCCTCCAGCCGGAGACGCTGCACGCGATCATGTGGCTGATGTCCGACCGGGCGATCCCGCGCAGCTACCGCATGATGCAGGGCTTCGGCGTGCACACCTTCCGCTTCGTGACCGCCGACGGGCGGGGCACCTTCGTGAAGTTCCACTGGAAGCCGAAGCTGGGCACGCACGCACTGGTGTGGGACGAGGCGCAGGAGTGCCAGGGCCGGGACCCGGACTTCAGCCGCCGGGACCTGTGGGACGCCATCGAGGCCGGCGAGTTCCCGGAGTGGGAGCTGGGCGTCCAACTCGTGCCGGAGGAGGACGAGTTCGCCTTCGACTTCGATCTGCTCGACGCCACGAAGCTCATCCCGGAGGAGCAGGTGCCGGTACGGCCGATCGGCCGGATGGTGCTGGACCGCAACCCCGAGAACTTCTTCGCGGAGACGGAACAGGTCGCCTTCCACACGGCGAACGTCGTCCCGGGCATCGACTTCACCAATGACCCGCTCCTGCAGGCCCGTAACTTCTCCTACCTGGACACCCAGCTGATCCGCCTGGGCGGCCCCAACTTCAGCCAGCTGCCGGTGAACCGGCCCGTGGCGCCGGTGCGCACCAACCACCGCGACGGCTACCACCAGTCGGCGATCCATCGCGGCACGAACTACTTCCCGAACTCCCTCGGCGGAGGCTGCCCGGCCCATGCGGGCGCCGACCCGCACGCCTACGCGCACCTCGCCGAGCGCGTCGACGGTGCCAAGATCCGCCGCCGCAGCGAGAGTTTCAAGGACCATCACAGCCAGCCCGCGCTGTTCTGGAACAGCATGGCGCCCTGGGAGAGGCAGCACATCGTGGCCGCCTTCCGCTTCGAACTGGGCAAGGTCGGGGCCCTCTCCGTCCGCGCTCGTACGGTGGAGCAACTGGTGAAGGTGGACCCGGAGTTGGCGGCCGAGGTGGCGAAGGGCATCGGGGTGCCCGTCCCGTCGGACGCCGAGCCGGGGGCGTACAAGCTCAGTTCCCCGGCCCTCAGTCTGGAGGCGCAGCGCGGTCCCGGTTCCATCCGCACCCGGCAGATCGCGGTTCTGGTCTCCGACGGTGTGGACGCCGAGCAGGTGACCGGTGTGCGGGAGGCGCTGGCGGCCGAGGGCGCGATCGTGGAGGCCATCGCGGCCCAGGACGGCACCGTACGCGGCGCGGACGGCGCGGGGTACACCGTGGACCGGGCCCTGCCGACGGTGGCCTCCGTCCTGTACGACGCGGTGTTCCTGCCCGGTGGTCCGGTCGGCACCCCGTCCCAGGCCGCCGACCTCGACGCGATGCGCTTCGTCCGCGACGCCTACCGGCACGGCAAGCCGATCGGCGCCCTGGGGTCCGGCGTCGGGGTCGTCGCCGCCCTCCGGCCGGAGGGTGTCCGGCTCTCCTCCGAGTTCCACCATGTGGTGGCGGACCGGGGCGTGGTGACGGACACGGCCCAGGGCACCGCGAGCGAGGACTTCACCAGGGAGTTCGTGGCGGCGATCGCGGCCCACCGCCACTGGGACCGCCCGCCGACCCACTGCTGACGAACGACGATCACACGGGCCTTGGGCGCCTCTCGGTAAGGGGCGCCCAAGGCCCTTCCCGTTCAGGGGCGCGAGGAACTGCTCGATCAACCACGACGCACCCGCATCCCGCAGCACACCCGACGGCCCCGAGCTCCGAACGGCCCCCTACGCCCTCGCCCCCCTACGGCCGCCGCCCGAGCAGACACAACAACCTGGTCTGCGCGTCCGCCCCCACGGGCGGAGCCACCGGCGCCCCGAACAGCCCGCTCTTCTCCAGATCACCGGCATACGGGGCGATCTCGTCGGCCGCGAACCGCACCAGCTCCCCCGGCAGCCGCTCGTCCGCTCCGATCGCCCGGGACAGGTCCCACGCGTGCACGACGAGATCGGCGACCATCTGCGCGCAGTACGCGGTCGCCGGGGTGTCGCCGTAGGAGAGGTGGACCGTGCGTTCCAGCGCGCCGGGCGCCGTGAACGCCTCCCGCGCGGAGTGGGCGGCGGTGTCCCAGGAGGCCGCCGGGTCGGGGCCCAGCAGGTCGCCCCCAAAGGTGTCGCCGACCTCCTCGATCATGCAGCCGTCCCGTACCAGCGAGGGCACCCACAGCTGCTCGGAGACGAGGTGGTTGACGAGGTCGCGGACCGACCACTCGGCGCAGGGCGTGTCGGCGCCCCACTGGTCGTCCCGGACGGCGTGGACCCTCGCGCCGAAGAGGTCCTGTGCCTCGGCGTGCCGGTCGAGCAGCGCACGCGTCCCCGCGCTCGCCCCGGGTCTCATGGCGTCGCCGGCCCTCGATCCCGCGCTCCGTCGCGCGTACGGCCCGAGACGACCGGCCGGCGCGGATGGCGGCGCAGATACTCGCCCTCCAGCTGGGCCATCCGTTCGTTGTGGGTGCGCAGCGCCTCGGTCGACCCGTGCAGCAGCGTGTCGTGCCGCGTGCGGTGGATCGACTCCAGTTCCTTCATCAACTGCTGGTCGTCCAGCTGGTCCGGGTGCACTCCGGTCATGGTGGTACCCCGATCTCGGTGGTCCTCCCTCCACTGTACGAAGATCCGGGGCCCCGGGCCCCCGCGCGGACGGCAGCCGAGGACAGGGCCTAGCGGGCGCGCTCCACGCGGCGCTCGTCCCACACGGGCTCCGGGGTCTCCCGTACGCGACCGTCCGAACCGAAGACCAGAAAGCGGTCGAACGAACGAGCGAACCAGCGGTCGTGGGTGACGGCGAGGACCGTGCCCTCGAAGGTCTCCAGGCCCTCTTGCAATGCCTCCGCGGACTCCAGGTCGAGGTT encodes the following:
- a CDS encoding catalase, encoding MTSPQDRKQEQREAAHPVDPASGPLTTDQGVAVDHTDDSLTVGERGPTLMEDFHFREKLTHFDHERIPERVVHARGAGAYGYFEPYVSCAEFTRAAFLQDPSVRTPVFVRFSTVQGPRGSADTVRDVRGFATKFYTSEGNYDLVGNNFPVFFVQDGIKFPDFVHAVKPEPHNDIPTGASAHDTLWDFVSLQPETLHAIMWLMSDRAIPRSYRMMQGFGVHTFRFVTADGRGTFVKFHWKPKLGTHALVWDEAQECQGRDPDFSRRDLWDAIEAGEFPEWELGVQLVPEEDEFAFDFDLLDATKLIPEEQVPVRPIGRMVLDRNPENFFAETEQVAFHTANVVPGIDFTNDPLLQARNFSYLDTQLIRLGGPNFSQLPVNRPVAPVRTNHRDGYHQSAIHRGTNYFPNSLGGGCPAHAGADPHAYAHLAERVDGAKIRRRSESFKDHHSQPALFWNSMAPWERQHIVAAFRFELGKVGALSVRARTVEQLVKVDPELAAEVAKGIGVPVPSDAEPGAYKLSSPALSLEAQRGPGSIRTRQIAVLVSDGVDAEQVTGVREALAAEGAIVEAIAAQDGTVRGADGAGYTVDRALPTVASVLYDAVFLPGGPVGTPSQAADLDAMRFVRDAYRHGKPIGALGSGVGVVAALRPEGVRLSSEFHHVVADRGVVTDTAQGTASEDFTREFVAAIAAHRHWDRPPTHC
- a CDS encoding TIGR03086 family metal-binding protein is translated as MRPGASAGTRALLDRHAEAQDLFGARVHAVRDDQWGADTPCAEWSVRDLVNHLVSEQLWVPSLVRDGCMIEEVGDTFGGDLLGPDPAASWDTAAHSAREAFTAPGALERTVHLSYGDTPATAYCAQMVADLVVHAWDLSRAIGADERLPGELVRFAADEIAPYAGDLEKSGLFGAPVAPPVGADAQTRLLCLLGRRP
- a CDS encoding DUF6158 family protein, with protein sequence MTGVHPDQLDDQQLMKELESIHRTRHDTLLHGSTEALRTHNERMAQLEGEYLRRHPRRPVVSGRTRDGARDRGPATP